ATGGTGACTCTCTTGGCGTGGATAGCACACAAGTTGGTGTCTTCGAAGAGCCCCACTAGATAAGCCTCGCTGGCCTCCTGCAGCGCCATGACCGCAGAGCTCTGGAAGCGCAGATCGGTCTTGAAGTCCTGGGCGATCTCACGGACCAGGCGCTGGAAGGGCAGCTTGCGGATGAGGAGCTCGGTGGATTTCTGATAGCGTCGGATCTCCCTGAGAGCCACTGTCCCGGGCCGATAGCGATGAGGCTTCTTGACTCCGCCGGTGGCTGGGGCGCTCTTCCTGGCAGCCTTGGTGGCCAACTGCTTGCGGGGAGCCTTCCCTCCAGTAGATTTGCGGGCGGTCTGCTTGGTACGGGCCATAGTGACTACTGAACTCTACTAGTCTGTTACTATATAATGTACTAGGGGAGCCAGAGAGGCTTTATATATAGCGTGCAGAGCGCcctgattggctgcagtttttcCTACCTTCCTAACGATTGGCTATTGCGACCGTTTGGATATATATTAAAAAGACCGCCCTTTCAAATAATAAAGATTGATATCGATCAACGTAGAAATTATACCAAGTCTGATATTTAAGTAGCAGATATTTAGCGATAGAACCATACATATTCTTATAAAACCCACAGAGCACATCTGTTCCCCCTCAGCTACTAGTTATATTAAGCACCGAGCGTTATATCAATTAGCAGAGCAACAATATATCAGGCTGCGGTGAGGATGATACATTTAACGTTACCTTTAAAAAGAAGAGACAACTACAAAGGCGCTTTTGACTGTCTaggaaatataatatcatcagcacCATATGACTGATCATATACCCCTGGGAAAATCTGCATCGGGGCTAAGTACAGTTTCTGCATTTATCTTATTGAAGAACATTATGAGAGTTTGTGTATGGAAAGTTGCAGCATAATAAGTGATCAGATGTTTTATGTTAAGTAAATAGCATACAGTTTGTCGGCAAATCAGGCGATATAGATTAGAAGAGCAGCATTAAAATGTTTCAGTCTTGTTTATCACTAGGGATGTACAATTTGTAATAAATATAATCCATAATAACTATACAGTGAtaacttattaaaaaaataaacacttgtgCTTTATACTAAACTCTCCCAGGCTAATGCTGGTAAAGGCTCAGAGCTCCGTGATTGGCTGTAGTTCTCTCTCTCCTATTTACTGATTGGCTCCTCTGACCGTTaagatttaatttaaaaatcccGCCTGTTCCACAAACCTTTGTTAGTTACATTTCTATTCGGAACTTAATACATAATAAGTTTAATTAGCGTTATAAAAATGCGTAGCAGATCTTTACTGATGATCAAAACGTGAGAATCTGAAAAAGCCGCTCACGGGGGTAGCGATGTGTGCACGTATGGTATTATAGTCCGTGGAACatgtctgtatatacagtatgaaaTTGAATAAGTCGATCTTTCTATAACAAATGCAGTATTAATAGTATCAATGATGTCAGGGCCCGTTACAGAGTATTTCATTTTGACTGCTGCCATAGAGCTTCCTTTACCTACTTGATAAGAAGTCATATGTATATAATGCCAGTCACCATCTAGCGATTATATCATATGGTACAAACGATGAAATGTATAGACATTTGTTACTTTGGAAAAGTGCAACAATGATTCAGTCTGAGGTATATTGTTTTGATTCACTATATCGTTTTCTCTACAAAACAACGGTAGGACGTGGGTGTAATATCTACATACCCTAATAGATTTTTATAACCATATTCCATTAAAGATGCACATTTTTCATTGAATGTATTGCTAGTTGGGAAACGATCATACAATTCTACTCATATTTATTAGTGACAAATAGTACGATCAAAGCTCTGCAATAAAAGCTTTTTACACCAAATGATGAGACGTTATAGtgtaagtcaaaatttaaatgtttacATATTGTTATATAAACCATGATATGTTATAAACTGTGGGGTTTACACaaatgcaaaagaaaatatttatttttactttgaaaAGTAAATGGTATAAAATAGATAAGTGCAGCTGCTTTATGAAGGGTtggtggctctgaaaagagcctttgggttgtgATAGAGATTACAGTTCGGGTTCTGTGCTCACTTGGCCTTGGCCGGTTTGCTGCTCTCCGTTTTCTTGGGCAGGAGCACAGCCTGGATGTTGGGCAGAACACCGCCCTGAGCAATAGTGACACCACCGAGTAGCTTGTTGAGCTCCTCGTCGTTCCTCACAGCGAGCTGCAGGTGCCGGGGGATGATGCGGGTCTTCTTATTATCCCTGGCAGCGTTACCGGCCAACTCCAGGATCTCAGCGGTGAGGTACTCGAGCACTGCAGCCAAATAGACAGGAGCACCGGCTCCCACACGCTCAGCGTAGTTCCCCTTTCGAAGCAGTCTGTGCACACGACCAACTGGAAACTGCAGACCGGCTCTAGATGAGCGAGTCTTGGCCTTAGCACGGACTTTACCACCTTGTTTGCCTCGTCCTGACATGTTTACTAATACTCTTCGAATAACACGGAATGTAACTTAATTCTCGAGATGCATGGTCACATATACCCTGATTGACAAAGCAGAGTTCTCTGTGATTGGTTAGTTTTGGAGGGAACCAATGACGTTCAAAATTTGGTATACACCACTCATAAACTGCAGATTATATCACATGACATTTTCAACTAATCAACTATGAGTTTCAATAAACGCCCCTTTGATTGATGCAAATAAATAGAGCTGTTGGATTTGCCAtcaattattagttattttgttgtgaagagcttatttcccagcaatgcctgaaccagccaagccagcgcctaagaagggctccaagaaagcCGTGACTAAGACTCAGAAGAAGGATGGGAAGAAGCGGAAGAGGAGCAGGAAGGAAAGTTATGCCATCTACGTGTACAAGGTGCTGAAGCAAGTGCACCCGGACACTGGCATCTCCTCCAAGGCCATGGGCATCATGAACTCCTTTGTTAATGACATCTTCGAGCGAATCGCAGGGGAAGCCTCACGCCTAGCTCACTATAACAAGCGCTCCACTATCACTTCCCGAGAGATCCAAACTGCTGTCCGTCTGCTGCTGCCGGGAGAGCTGGCTAAGCACGCAGTGTCTGAGGGCACCAAGGCCGTGACCAAGTACACCAGCGCCAAGTAATCCTGATCCCATTGTTCACAATATCTTCTacaaacccaaaggctcttttaagaGCCATCCATATTTTCATTATCAGAGCTTATACTTGTTTCTCAGTGCGTATATAAAATATTTACGCCTCTATAAATAACTAAATATTGAATATGACACTACAAGTTTAGTTGTGGGGAAATGTTTTGTCGATATATTCTTTACTTTACATTAGTGGATATATGTATTTAAACTGAATAGACTTAAATTGTAACAGCATATGTTCATACACTTGCACTTTTCTTGCATTCATTTATAGAGAGACGGGTCTTTCACCAATTTAATCAATTTACAGATGCGCCGCCGCCTATAGGTTTAACTCCTTAATTTGGCCCAAAACGTTACCTATTATAACTGAGTAGGGATATTGAAACAATGTTTGGAAATCAGGAACATAAGTTTATTAGATTTAGTAACCGCTAACATCAGATAATACAGAGAACACACAGGAGACCGGGCTTATTTAAACCACTAACGGTCATACAGAGAAATGGCGGCAGATATGGAAGAAAAGGAAACGCCAGCTGCACGTTGATCCTATGCAGCAGTGAGAGACTATAAGAGTCGCTGTGTGGTTTGTTACGACTTTGCTGCTCTTTCTGTGAAATCCATTATGTAACATAAGATGACTGTTTATTTGCTTTCATTAATTCCGAATGAATAAAATTATCACAAGCTTAAAACCCCAGACATTTCCTCCCCTCACTTCACCTCTGATAGGCAAAGAGCCGTTGACTCACTGAAGTTCAATATTGAtcgtattaatataatataaacgtATACAAGTTGTTTTACTTGTCTATTAGGAAAAATCGCCGACTATTGTTCAGGttcaactaaatagggaaatagaaTTATAACTTTACTTCAGAACATGTTTTTATAATAGAATGAAACATAAAGTTCGAGCCTTTTCCCTCACACAAAGCTTATTTTAGCTAAATCATATGTTGTGATTATAACACAAGTTCATTTACGATTTCCTTCAAAAGATTTTGACAAAAAACTATGACCAGTAGGTGGTGCTGAGGGATAAGAAATCACATTAAAGGATGCAACGGCTCACAGATTGCCTTGGATGTGTTAGGTTTTCATGAATTTcaaattggatactttttttttacagttattacAATGATTTTATTAGCGCATATATTAATTTGTAACAAACGAGCATTTCTAAATTAATGTACAAATTATGCCAGTTAATTGTGCATTTAGTAAATGTTTCCAAAGCTTTGTACACATGCAAGACATTGTCAAAATCATATATAAACtaagtatattgtgactcacaggGGATTAATTGAGAAAGTAATTTCGGCTCTTGTAACCAACCAGAAGATGATacaataaatcagccaatcagaaaaggcaagtaaaaaaaaacacctttcagtTCCAAATCAGGTTCTCGTCAGTACCATATAAGGAGGCGCTTTGGCTTTTTCGGAATCAGTTTACTCATTGAATTTACAATGTCTGGACGCGGTAAAGGAGGCAAAGGACTAGGAAAAGGCGGAGCAAAAAGGCACCGTAAAGTGCTCCGCGATAACATCCAAGGCATTACTAAGCCGGCTATTCGGCGCTTGGCACGTAGGGGAGGTGTCAAGCGAATCTCCGGACTTATCTACGAGGAGACCCGCGGAGTGCTCAAGGTCTTCCTGGAGAATGTCATCCGAGACGCCGTCACCTACACTGAGCATGCCAAGAGGAAGACCGTAACCGCTATGGATGTGGTGTATGCTCTGAAACGCCAGGGCCGCACTCTCTACGGTTTCGGGGGTtaagcattttttccccattcacaCAAccaacccaaaggctcttttaagaGCCACCCATATATTCATATATGGAGCTGTGAtcgttgtctatttttttttttttttatgatttagattttaattttcaaatattgTAAGTTACTACAGATCTTTCATGAACTACTTATTTAACTTTATACATTTCTGCAGAGAAACGAAGGAAAAATGCAGATAACCTAATCTAAGAGGCAATGTGACTGCCCTACATACTTCTATAGTATAATCAGGTGATAAAACAACACTAGTTTGCCCACAGCCCCATGTTACACATACACAAAAGCTCCATTGATCTATCAGCTTTAGGGAACACTGTGTAACGTATCTTaacaattgcattaaactatatgttCTAGATAATGACCTTTATATAATGGTATCACGGATTATGATTTTCAAAATGTAGGCATAACGTGCATATTAATAGATACAGTAACATAATTCAATAAAGGATTTGActttattttttccatttataaTATTTAGAGGGTATGTAACTGATCCTGCGATGTCTATGCAGCAGCGTGTCTACAGCTCTTTATATACACTGCGGCACATATAGATTGCATTATTAAATCAAATCCTGGATGTTTTGAGAGCTGCATTAATTGGCTCACTTTCTCGCAATTTGATTGGCTGGATTATTCCATTTAAACTATAcacgttttaataaaaaaaaaataatcgtatttactttgcattttttatttattgtagatGTAGCTAATAAAAAGATTTGGAATTATTGAATTGTAACGTTCTCTGTAAGATCAGTCTCTGTAGTACCAGAGATAAATGTAAAACTTCTGGTTACAATGAAGCTTGGCGATAGTTAATAATCTAAGATCCATGTAAGCCCCCCTCTCTGCCTCAAACTCTAAAGCCTAATGAAAAGCTGTACCTGGCTGACTATTTAGGTGTCGTTGTATATCATTTGCATAAAATTGTAAAATGTTATAGCTGAATCAAATACATTGTTTCTAATAAATAACTATACAAACAGACGAGTCATTTGTTTCAACCTCAAACCTTATTCTCTTGTCCccactgtaaaaaatatatctctATCTCTGTGTAATGGTTCCTGTGCTTCTCTGTTATAACCGTTGTGGACAAGGAGAGATAACATTGTATTCTACTAAATCACCACATATTATACACGAACACACAATAGAAGCATCATACAGGACAAATATCGCTCCCCCATGTGCAGTCTTTTTTGAAGTCTTCATCATTTTATCACTAACGATCTGCTGAGTCCGTGTCCGACTAATTGCTGTAATTATTTATATTGAAAATTGTAGTTCATATgtagtgatgtgcagttc
The nucleotide sequence above comes from Bombina bombina isolate aBomBom1 unplaced genomic scaffold, aBomBom1.pri scaffold_698, whole genome shotgun sequence. Encoded proteins:
- the LOC128644412 gene encoding uncharacterized protein LOC128644412, yielding MARTKQTARKSTGGKAPRKQLATKAARKSAPATGGVKKPHRYRPGTVALREIRRYQKSTELLIRKLPFQRLVREIAQDFKTDLRFQSSAVMALQEASEAYLVGLFEDTNLCAIHAKRVTIMPKDIQLARRIRGERIYRVLVNMSGRGKQGGKVRAKAKTRSSRAGLQFPVGRVHRLLRKGNYAERVGAGAPVYLAAVLEYLTAEILELAGNAARDNKKTRIIPRHLQLAVRNDEELNKLLGGVTIAQGGVLPNIQAVLLPKKTESSKPAKAKENDIVNQNNIPQTESLLHFSKSSVVTMARTKQTARKSTGGKAPRKQLATKAARKSAPATGGVKKPHRYRPGTVALREIRRYQKSTELLIRKLPFQRLVREIAQDFKTDLRFQSSAVMALQEASEAYLVGLFEDTNLCAIHAKRVTIMPKDIQLARRIRGERA
- the LOC128644419 gene encoding histone H2B type 1-J-like, with protein sequence MPEPAKPAPKKGSKKAVTKTQKKDGKKRKRSRKESYAIYVYKVLKQVHPDTGISSKAMGIMNSFVNDIFERIAGEASRLAHYNKRSTITSREIQTAVRLLLPGELAKHAVSEGTKAVTKYTSAK
- the LOC128644422 gene encoding histone H4, coding for MSGRGKGGKGLGKGGAKRHRKVLRDNIQGITKPAIRRLARRGGVKRISGLIYEETRGVLKVFLENVIRDAVTYTEHAKRKTVTAMDVVYALKRQGRTLYGFGG
- the LOC128644416 gene encoding histone H2A type 1, coding for MSGRGKQGGKVRAKAKTRSSRAGLQFPVGRVHRLLRKGNYAERVGAGAPVYLAAVLEYLTAEILELAGNAARDNKKTRIIPRHLQLAVRNDEELNKLLGGVTIAQGGVLPNIQAVLLPKKTESSKPAKAK